The window TTGAGCCTAGTAGATATAGTGCCTGTCTTATTTTTAACACTGTCAGTTCCTGGCCTCCTATGTTTGTAACTTTGGCGGGTCATAAAAGGaaacatgcaatataatttCCGCGTACTTACACATATCTAGATTTAAAGGTTTtcaggtaaaaaatatataaggcCAATTAACAAGTTGATAGGAAATTTCAGTGGCGCCTGTTATAGCTCCTTTTGAATTCGACGAATCAGTATTTTTTGGAGAGGGAGTTCAAGTGATGTGCCATGTTCCAAAAGGAGACAAACCTTTGAATTTCAAGTGGAGTTTTAGTGGAGGAGATGTGAGTTTACTGCCTGGATTGAACATCATGAACGTTGGGGACATGGGTTCAGCTCTCATAATACCCTCGGTGACTGCCAGGCATGCTGGCAATTACACATGCACTGCCTCCAACATTGTCGCCAGGGCTAGCCACTACGCCACGCTAAATGTCAAGGGTATACGTTCAAAGTGCATAATCTATGCTTTTCATGTTCTATCCTATCCCACATAAACTCTCTAATATAGGTAGTAGTGGTAACACAGTTCTCTTCGTAAACTTACATGTATATTATTGGTTATTTCTTCCAGTGGCACCTATAATATCCCCCTTTGAATTCGATGACGCTGTGTTTTACGGGGAAAGTATACAAGTCATGTGCCACATACCAAAAGGCGACATGCCCTTAAACTTAACATGGTACTTTCGTGACCTACCGTTGAAATCCAGTGACACTGTAACAATAACTAAAGTAGGAGAGAGAAGTTCAATATTGGTTATACCAGCAGCGACAGAGAAACACTCCGGAAATTACACGTGCACCGCTTCCAACACTGTAGCCAGCACCAACCACACAGCCATACTAAACGTTCAGGGTACACTTATTATTTGTGTATTGTCATTGTTCTTTAGTTAATTTCTTTGTACTTACCCTTACCAGTTCCTCCGCACATCGTCCCATTTGAAGCCGAAGAACAGATTTTTGCCGGTGAATCTGTACAATTGACATGTCACGTATCGAAGGGCGACACGCCTCTTACTATTACATGGAGTTTTCATGGGGAAGAGTTATCTTCACATCAAGGAATTACAACAACGAAGATTGGCGAACGAACGTCACTGTTGACTTTATCAGCTGCAACAGCGAGCCACAGTGGCGAATATTCGTGTCACGCTGCTAATCATGCCGGTTTGGCCGTGCACTCGGCCACGGTCAACGTCCATGGTAGCCCACTCAATCCGTTCACTATCCTTGCCTCTAACGCACGCTGCACGCTTGcctcaataataaatatagcCTTCTGAATTAACAGTATTACCGTACATCGTACCCTTCGAAGCGGACGAGTCAGTATTTGCTGGGGAATCGGTCCAACTTAACTGTCATGTATCGAAGGGTGACTTGcctcttgatatcaagtggcacTTCCATGGCTATGAAAATTCTTCGTCGCACCTCGGCATCATGACAACCAAAATGACATCGCGAACCTCATTTTTATCGATCGCTGCGGCTACTGCCAGTCATAGCGGCAATTATACCTGCGTAGCTGCCAACAGCGCCGGCTCTACTAATCATTCCACTGTCCTTAATGTTCATGGTCAGTTTCATTTACTCATGGTATCATAGTTATCATCGTATGTTATGTTCATTTGATGGCGATTCGATGCTGACAGACGTGTTAATAGAATCTGCATGAATTCTGTTTAATACTTCTATGGGCAGCGTACGCTTTACCTTTTGTTTGATCATCTCTTTATTTACCTTTCATAACgcatactttattttatacagtTACACCGAACATTCTACCTTTCGACGTCGATCAAGCCTTGTTTTCGGGAGAGTCAGTGCAGATGATGTGTCACATCTCCAAAGGAGATACCCCTTTAGAAGTGCATTGGGAATTTAATGGAAAGCCTCTCTCAATGAAGTTAGGAATGTTCTCAAAGGTGGGCGACCGGTCGTCCGTGCTGATGCTCCCCTCCGTCACGGGCGCGAACACTGGCAATTACACGTGCATAGCCAAAAATCCTGCTGGAATAGCTTCATACACAACAATACTCAAAATTATTGGTACCTGAACCCTACCTAGGCTTGTTAACCGTTTTTCGTTTTTATTctttacctattttattaattgatttatttttcttggGATTCAAGTTGTTCCGCACATTATCCCGTTCGAAGTCGAAGAGTCTATATTTGCTGGGGAGTCTGTACATCTCACATGTCATGTATCGAAAGGAGATAGACCACTACAAATTTCTTGGAGTTTTCAAGGAAGCGATATACCTTATCACAATAATATGGGTATAACAACTACTAAGCTAGGAGACAAAGCTTCTGTGCTGAGTATTCCGACCGCGATGGGCCATCACAGCGGCAACTACACGTGTACGGCCAGTAACCGCGCCGGTCGTGCGCACCACTCGGCGCTCGTCAATATACATGGTACTCGATGTCGCCCCTCCCCTGTTTGACTTTGTCGAAACATTCGTCTAGATATTGCACGTTTAGATATTAATCTTagaatttattattcttttcctCTGATCAGTTCCTCCTCATATACTACCGTTCGAGATTGAGTCCATATACTACGGAGAATCAGTGCAAATGGTTTGTCACGCCAGTAAAGGTGATCGACCAATGAGCATCAGTTGGACTATTGAAGGACGAGATTTATCTACACTTAAGGATATAAAAACTGTGAAAATGGCCGAGCAAACGTCTTTTCTATCAATTGCTTCTGTTACTGGATCCCACAGCGGAAATTATACGTGTATCGCAAGAAACAAAGCCGGCGAAGACAGATATTCTACCTACCTTCACGTTAAGGGTACTCTTAGTTAGATATCGCAGCATGCTTTAAATACTTTACTaacattgtaaaatatttctttgcTCAGTCGTCCCCCACATCAAACCCTTTGAATTGGATGAAGCCGTTTTTGCGGGAGAATCAGTGCATCTCGACTGCCACGTTTCGAAAGGCGACACCCCATTGAATATCACATGGAGTTTTCAAAGTCAACCCGTCACACGTAGGATGGGATTGAAGACAACAACATTAAGCGAACGAGTCTCCGTACTAGACATTCCGAACGCTATGGGTCCTAACAGTGGCAACTACACATGCACAGCGACCAACAAAGCGGGCACGACGAGTCATACAGCCATCCTCAACGTGATCGGTATCAAAACCTAATAATACCTCGGGTGATGCTTGCTTTCTGTTCAGTTCCTCCTGTGGTCCAACCCTTCTCGTTCGGGGAAGTCGCAATGAATTCTGGACAAGTCGTAACGGCCCCTTGCTCGGTTATTGAGGGTGACCACCCTCTGCAACTGCGGTGGCTTTTTGACAACGAACCTATCAAACCGAGATCTGGAGTCACCGTATTTCATATTGGAGAAAGAAGCGCAATACTTAGTATCGGTTCAGTATCACATAATCACGCGGGAAATTACAGTTGTGTAGCTGAAAACGAAGCCGGAACAGATTCTCATTCATCAACTTTGATTATCAATGGTTAATTTCCTCTATATTCTTGTTCTTTACgaatagatttttattattattatcatttcattGATTAATTCTGTTAAGTTAATTATAACACTATCCATTGTGGACATATTCCAGTCCCTCCCAACATATTGCCGTTCACTTTTGGCGAGAAACCCGCTAACGTTGGAGAGTATTTGCAAGCAGCGTGTACAGTTAATCTAGGCGATCTCCCTGTCACTATCACTTGGAGGTTCAATGGCCAACTTATATCTCAACGCAATCATCATTATGTCATAACAAATTCAAAGCGAAGTAGTCTACTAATAATAGAATCTGTAGACGCAAAACACGCTGGTTCCTACACATGTATCGGAGAAAATCGCGCAGGGCATACATCGTATTCAGCAGACTTAATTGTATACGGTTAGTCGTTTGAACATGGtagaatcattattattttgtgacCTAGTTAATGTTTGTTTCAGTTACTCCTAAAATAGCACCTTTTGTTGCCGGACCGGAACCGGCCTTTCTTGGCGATTACTTTGCACTCCAATGCATAATAACGCACGGGGATCAACCGGTGCGCATAGAGTGGACAGTTAATAATCGATCGGCTAATTCTCTTCCTGGAACTCGTATCAGTAATGTCGACAGAAGAAGTAGTGTGCTAACGATAGAATCAGTCGATGCGAAACACGCAGGCCTTTATAATTGTACAGCAACTAATGCAGCGGGCGTGGCTTCCCACACCACCGAATTAGTCGTCAAGGGTgcgaaaaacaaattaattcaaTTTTAGCTTCTGTCCTCCTCTGCTCCACTTTATTTTCcatacatttaattaattataggaTTTTTATTGTCCCAGTTCCGCCGGTAATTGTGCCATTCAATTTCGGTGAGGTGCCATCCAATCCTGGTGATACAGCGGTAGTGAACTGTGTCGTTACTAAGGGCGACCTGCCTCTCGATATATCGTGGACATTCAGCAGCGAAACAATAGACTCAAGTCAGCACCGTGACATCACGACGACACCACTAGGCACACGTGCCTCCGTGCTCACCATCAATTCAGTGAGCGCAAACCACCAGGGGAACTACACATGCATCGTGCAGAACACAGCAGGCCGTGTCGAACATGTGGCTACTCTTGTCGTAAATGGCACGTCTTAATTACAATATTACAATCTCATTACAATGGGGACTAACAACACAGGATCGCACCTTTAAGGGACCAATCCGTCCACAGTCACTCTATATCTCATATTTGACACCAGTTGCTAACATTGCCTGCTACAAAAATGATCTAACACAATTTTCTATTGTTTCCAGTACTGCCTCGCATAGTTCCCTTTTCGTTCGAGACCCCGCTCTTTGCGGGTCAGGCGACTCAAGTCACTTGTTTAGTCTCAGAAGGCGATCAGCCTCTCGATATTCACTGGTACTTTGAAGGGCAGCCTTTAAAGGAAAAAGCCGGGATAACGGCTACTAAGATAGGGCAGAGAGCTTCATTGCTTCTGATCGATCCTGCGGGCTGGTCGCACAGCGGGGCGTACGCGTGTCTCGCGCGCAACAAAGCCGGCTTGTCCAACTATACCGCCTCTCTCGAAGTCCACGGTACATCTTCATCGTTGTGTACCCTCACTCCCAGCACGGATGAGCTTTGCCTAGATTCATTATTGTACGCTTAATTACTATTTTGACTGGTTTTAATTCTAAGGCTCAAATCGTCCATCTGACAATATTATGATCAGACATTAATTAAACTTCACcgttgtaaatataaaaatgataGACACGTTTAAGATCAGTCTTCGATTGTCGATTATAGGGACCGGCTGCGGCTATCATCGACGAAACCTTTTCTTTTCCTTCCTTGCATATTCTTACCTTTCCTTCCTTTTCCTAAGGATCCCGtctttattttatgttgatTCATTAATTTGCATTCTGTGCCTTTTGGGTTTTAGTGCTTATGAGCTTGGCTTACTAACATGCCTGTTGGAATAATAATGATGCCTCTTAATTTActactaaatataatattttagtcCTGTGGAGAACTTTGGCAATTATTTCAACAGGTTTCCTGCTTTGTGTTGCATTATCATATGCTTTTTATGTCATATTATTTCATCTCTCTTTATTAATTATGTTGTAGTTTGCAAATATATTAATTTCGTCATCTGTACTTAACGTGATACGAAAGCTTCTATAGCAACAGCTTTGCCGATACcttaattattgttaaataaataatatttaagtataaaaaaaaaacaaataattagatTAATCGGAGTGCCAAGGTCAATAGCCAAGTTATATAGGAGCTTTTTGATTACGTAGTACAACAAAAACAAATTGAATATGACATTCTATACGATACTTATAGTTTTTGTTTCTGTAAATGTTAAAAGTTAGTAAAATGTTTTGCAGTGGCTGTGTTTAGAAGATTTACGTCAAATTCAATTTGTTTACTGCAAATTATAAATGTTtcaatgatgatgaaatatttattgaattaattaaaatctTGCCAAGTTTGATAGTTAACTTGTTAGCACATTTTATTCGAACTCAAATTCTACTAAACGATATcaatataaagattttattaaaaaacagaAAGAAATATTGTCTATCACTACTTTCAATTAAGATTAATTAAATgcaataattaataaacaatataTAGCATAATAAAAAGTTCATAAAGTTAAAGTTTAAAGAAAAATCtttgctttttaaaataatgccattttatttttgaagttcAGCAGTTCTAACCATTTGGTGAAATTTTTAGTGCCCCCGCGCTGGATTCTTGAGCCCACTGATAAAGCTTTTGCCCAAGGCTCAGATGCTAAGGTTGAATGTAAGGCTGATGGCTTCCCCAAGCCCCAAGTGACATGGAAGAGGGCTGAAGGTAATAATCTCATTTGAATTAAAACCCATATTTTTGCTACTGAAATAGTATGACCTTTACACTAAGTTTATTCTTGTTTTAGGGGATACGCCTGGCGATTACAAAGACCTTAAACCAAATAACCCTAACGTTAAAGTTGAAGATGGAACTCTATCTATTTCTAATATACAAAAGACGAATGAGGGTTATTATCTTTGTGAAGCTGTTAATGGAATCGGTTCAGGACTATCTGCCGTTATTCTTATCAGCGTTCAGGGTGAGTTAAATTCggttaaaattctaaaacatgctAATAACGGAAAGAATTGTGAATAACGTAAAATATTTTCAGCTCCTCCGCAATTCGAAATCAAAATGAGGAATCAAACAGCCCGCCGAAGCGAACCAGCTGTACTGCAGTGCCAAGCCAAAGGTGAAAAGGTAAAATGATATACCCGTATGATTATATTTCACTCTTGCACATtggaatagaataaaaaataatactgcgtatggaaaggtaattctccgccccgcatcaATTCGTATCAGGTGTCAAGATAGACTTACCTAAACCGCCTCTCAGTCTTACTTATGTCTAAATAGCCGAAAATAATGGGACTGACTGTCTTGCTTGTCTTGCACTTACGCGACAAGGAGGCAAACAACATGTatgaatgatatttttgtatggagagaCCGGGGTATGGCATTGGTTTGACATTATAATGAGCATTTTGAAAACATCTTTACAGCCCATTGGAATTATCTGGAACATGAATAACAAACGACTCGAACCCAAATCCGACCCACGCTACACAATCCGTGAAGAAATATTGCCTGGAGGAGTTGTGTCTGACCTCAGCATCAGAAGAACTGAAAGGTCTGATAGCGCTCTCTTCACTTGTGTTGCCACCAACGCCTTTGGATCTGATGATACTAGCATCAACATGATTGTACAAGGTAAACTTTGAAAAACTATTACAGCAGCGTTTTTGTCTGAAGACAGCTACatatcacatacctacctatgaCTAATGCAATACATGATTTCCTTGATTGATTGAAGATAAAAAGTTAACatcaagtattttaaattttcagAGGTTCCCGAAGCTCCTTACGGTTTAAAGGTCTTAGATAAATCTGGCAGGACTGTTCAGCTTTCATGGGCTGCTCCTTACGATGGCAACTCGCCTATCAAGAAGTTCCTAATTGAGTACAAGCGCGCTAAAGGCAGCTGGGAAAAGGATATTGATAGGTAATCAACTAACATCGTTATTAGATTATTGTAgtaaattacaattaaattaactttACAGCAGTAATGCAAGTATATATTTCTTTGCAGAGTTCTTGTGCCTGGAGATGCGGCCGAAGCCGGAGTATTCAGTCTGCGTCCCGCTACCGCCTATCATATCAGGATTGTTGCTGAAAATGAACTGGGTACATCGGAACCCTCTGAAACCGTCACTATTATCACTGCTGAAGAAGCTCCCACTGGCCCACCCCAAGACGTTAAGGTTGATGCTGCAGACAAACATACCCTCAGAGTCACCTGGAAGCCACCCCCACCACAAGACTGGAACGGCGAACTGCAAgggtaaatatttttaatccaTATGTTACTTTAGAGATTACACTCTAGCGCttattgacttttattatttttttacagataCTATGTTGGATATAAACTGGCGTCAAGTAACAAATCTTTCGTTTTCGAAACTGTTGATATTTCCAAGGAATCTGGCAAGGAACACCATCTTGATATCATGAATCTGAAGTAAGGCTTTCTTCGttaagattttatttaatttgtgcTTTCTTTGGAACagttaaatacctactttttttCTAGGACGTACACCCAATACTCAGTTGTAGTTCAAGCATTCAACAAGATGGGCTCTGGCCCAGTTTCTCAGGAAATCAAGGCGTACACTGCTGAAGGCGCCCCATCTGCCCCGCCCCAGGATGTTCTCTGCACTACCCTCACAGCTCAAACCATTCGTGTTTCCTGGATTTCGCCTCCTCTTGCATCAGCTAATGGATTGATCAAGGCTTACAAAGTTGTCTATGGCCCTAGCGACACCTGGTATGGTGAGTACAAACCTAACTCTGTAAAAATCCAAAACATGTCAGTCAAGATGAAACCTAACCTCATATTAATGTTTTAGACGAGAAGACCAAAGACACCAAGATCACGGCCAGTAGCGAAACTATTCTGCACGGCTTGAAGAAGTACACTAATTATTCAATGGAAGTACTGGCAACAACTAACGGAGGTGACGGTGTACGATCTGCTCCTATTCATTGCCAGACTGAACAAGATGGTAAGTtagaatttaaaacaaaacgCAATAGGTATAAAACcctttgaaaaaataattaaataattataaaattatttttaattatttacagttccCGAAGCTCCTCGAGCGGTAAAAGCCCTTGTTATGGGAGCTGATTCCATCCTTGTTTCTTGGAGACCACCAGCGCAGCCAAACGGAGTTGTCACTCACTACAACGTTTACACGCAAGCCCAGAATGCTGAGCCCCACCCTAACAAGGTACATACACACAGTCAatgacaaatacaaaacaaaaaaaaaacatttatattacgAAATCACATTTACAGGTACCAGCTTCTCAAACCAGTTACTCGGCTACTGACCTGAAACCCGGACGATATGATTTCTGGGTCACCGCTTCTACGATTATTGGTGAAGGTCAACCGTCAGCTACCGCATCCTGTAGCCCTAGCGATAAAGGTAATAAGCATTCTTGTTTAAGTCTTATTTGATTCTTTCTCGGTTACAAAGTTTGGAGTCAACTACAATGTCTACTTTCCTATCTCTTTCAGTTCCTGCAAAAATTGCGTCATTCGACGAATCGTTTACTGCCACGTACAAAGAAGATGTCAAACTGCCTTGCCTTGCTGTTGGTGTGCCTCCTCCTAACATTTTATGGAAGGTAAAATGTTGTCCCGATATCCAATATTCTTGAAAAAGTCTGTTCGAACAATAACGAATCTAACAATCGTTTGAATTTCTAGGTTAAGGGCCAGCCGTTAGAAGCGTCAGAGCGCGTTCGTCAACTACCTGAAGGATCTCTGCAAATCGCTGGAGTTGCCCGCGAAGATGCCGGAGAATACTCATGCCATGTGGACAACCAATTCGGCACTGACACTGTTACTCACACGCTTTCCGTTTTGGGTATGCCCACTTATATTAACAAACTTATAATATTCCACAACTCGTAACCCTTAGCAATCGAATAACCACGTAATAGTTGTCATATCTGGTGAATTAAAATAATGCTTAACAACTACTGCTTAAGTGACTATATCGAAGAGCCGACAGATGCATATGCATGGTCTAAACGAATGTCACTATTGCTAGACAAGTGTCCGAACGCTAAGACAGTTTATCGCAATCATGAGATTAAGCAAAATCAATTATCATATTTAAAAACCTACCTTGAATTTTCCAGCTCCTCCTTTCCCCCCGCAACTAAGCATCGCGTCGTCTTCGGTATCGTCTCTGACTCTCCGCCTGAAGCCTTCAGACAACGCCGACCAGTCCCCTGCCGCCGGTTACACCATCCACTACAAACAAGAATTCGGCGATTGGGAAACTGTTCaggtcaaaatatttttatgtcgtcTTCGACATAAACTTGAATCTGTGCCTGtgaattattttaattgtatttacgTAGAATCTGTAGCTTCTTCTCCTTTAATGGAATATCTtctttgatttattttaatatcatcagactaaacaatttaaattaatatctccATTTCAGATTCCAAGCAACACCGACACGTACACTTTGGAGAACCTGTTCTGCGGCTCTAGATATCAACTATACGTTACGGCTTATAACAGGttaatattggtgctgattcctgtaaacaccatctaataagaaaattacaggtgtcTGCAAGATACGGGGCCATTGTCAAAATTACGACAAATAAAAGTCTAAAACTTGTACTAGATTTCTAAATTTTAACAAACCTCTTCTAATCCAGCATTGGCACTGGCGAAGCGTCTGACGTGGTCATCGCTCGTACCCGAGGCTCCAAGCCGCCGGTACCCCGCGCCGCTGACTTCATTGAAGTAGGAAGCTCTTCCGTCACCCTGCATCTAAAACAATGGCTCGACGGTGGTTGCCCTATGAGCCATTTCGTCGTTGAAAACAAGAAGAAGTAAGTGTTTATTATGATTATCGTGTCCGTTttttctacataacataacagatacttccacacacaggaaatacaaagtacaataggcgaccttattgctaagtagcaatctcttctagGCAAACTTTGAGTACCTACAGCCACCCAGCCAGCAAGTCTATCTACAACAAGtgactgttatttttttaaatttagatttaGCTAATTGTGGTTATTTGTTTCTAGGGGTGCAGCTGAGTGGAATCAGATCTCAAACGCTGTGAAACCAGGAGGCAACTTCGTAGTACTCGGTATGTGACGCGCTGCAATATTTTTGCGCATAAATGccaaattaaaaccaaaaatgACACTTATTCGTGATGATTTCAGACCTGGAACCCGCTACTTGGTATGTCTTGAGGATCACTGCACACAATAACGCCGGCTTCAATGTTGCTGAATACGAATTCGCTACTCTCACTATGACTGGTGGTAAGTAAAGATACATTTATTctgaaatatgttttttaaatatattaagaaaattaatataatgAGCAATAACTAACTGGGTTTCGcgcaaaaaaatatacctgAAATGCATCGCCTTTTATAAGTTCTTTAATTCCGTTACTCCTTTCAATAATGTGCGATTGCATTTCAGGTACTATTGCACCCGCAAGGGAGGTCGGCGACGGCTCTCTGACCACCGAACAGACGCTCAAGATTATCCTGTCGCACCTTAACCTTATCGTCCCTGTGATCGCTGCCATCCTCGTCATTATCATCGCTATCGTGGTCGTGTGCGTGGTGCGAGGCACGAGGGACCCCCACAAAGGTATCTCTATTGTGTTATAGGAACCGTTGCTCCCCTGCCCGGCAACGCGTACGAAGGCAAAGAACTACCTCCTTGGGTAAAGGCTTGGTTGGAACCCGAAGTATTAGTACCGATCTTGGCAACGATCGTGGTGTTCATCGTGGGAGTGGTGGTGATCTGCCTGACCCTTGCGCGTAGGAATACGCCCCACCGTCTGCGAGGTCAGAAGGACGTGTACTGTATGTATGGTGGCATGGCACACCGCTTTATGTCTTATTTTATTCTACATTCGTCCTTCAAAACTTGTTTTTAACTTCTTAGATGTccttaaacaaatatatttttttataactcaTTTAAACGGAGTCCCATCATCCGCATGTGAATATATCCATTGTTAACGTTACATgttctaattttatattaatttgtgTCAAAAttcattgtttatattttttgcaaaacCATTTAGCTGTCTGTCTCTGTAATCAACTTAATCTGAATCTGTATATAATGTATAAATCAAATAACAGACTATGAGCGAGACTTCATCATGTTTACACTTGGTCATATAGATGATGCAGTGTACAACGCCTCACAAGCGGCTTTGGGCGGCGGCAATGGAACCTTGGACAAACGTGGTGGACTGCGTGACGAACTTGGCTACATCGCACCCCCCAACCGCAAGCTGCCCCCCGTACCCGGCTCCAACTACAACACATGTGACCGAGTGAAGCGACAGGCTGTCATCAGTACGTACTATACAACGTAACAGCACAACACGAAGCCTAAAGAGCTTCACAGACGACTATGCAATTTGGTTCTAATTTCGCTACTGCGCCCAAATTATGGAAAAATTGGAAAATCATGTATCTATGGCATAATCATTCGAAGCTTCACTATCATTATTGTTTTAAACAATTCTTCAAATCAGGTCCGAATTGCAAGATCGTGTAGAAGACGCAAAGGCACATATTCGACTGATCACTCTAAACTCTTGCAAGTTTACTCTCACGCACCCAAAATGGAACGATTAGGCAACATTTTAGCACCATTTCTATCTCCTCTAGCTTTACGTTGTGCACGGCCTAAGCTATTTTTACCTTTATACCTAATTTTCCtttcaatgaggataaaaactagaaccTCAAATATAGGCGGCAACACTgtcgagtgttcctaaatttttacagttctccatactgtccagctagaattcgtgataaattgctataaaatatgGAGCACCGtgaagtgtatcccgtctgaagcatgggttacgaaaaagaaaagcaagcTGTTcaaagttttgattgaaaataagattTTCTAAATTTTCTTATTTCCGATCTTTAGAACagtatgattttgcagttaaacgcgtcgcaaagggttatagtgtaaaaatataaccaaaacaatataagtATGTTTGTTTTCTCAAATagtaaactgtcaaaatttaagaacactcaacagtagcgacacctgatgggagaaataggcagtttttatcctcatttgtAGATATTGTAATTTGAAGGTGAAGGCTATTTATGCGGTCAGTGGTTGTGGTGGGTTTAATTCTCACAGTAAAGACTAAAACGTTATTTTCAAATGTCTTTAGTTTCAGTCCCAGTTGTCCTTTAATTACGTCCAATTATCCGTGTATGCTTTTTGTTTAAACAGGCATATTCAGTGTTATCAAGATGTATGCTTATGTCTGGTTAAACAATGTATGTCAAATCCTTATTATGGTTTAGGTGTGCAACCACTAGGATGTTATCTCACTGATAGGACAGCTGAATTAAGATTAAAGGAATATCAATTACGACTGAACTTTGACTTAGTTCAGGCTGTTTGTCACGACCAGTTCAGATATAGTCACTGAGCTTTAAGCGAGTTTTAAGCGAtctttaaatgatttttaagaTTACTCATGTTACATTTTTTGGCACATGGCCATAATTGGAACTAACGTCGCATCAAATCAATAGTTGATGTGAGATGATGTCTAGAGTGGTTAGGCTATGTGCGTAGCGCATGCGTAAAGCAGTAGTGTGGTTCAGTGGGCGCGCACTCAACGTGGGACCCGCGCAGGCATCACTACGAGCGCGTGCGCCGACCGCGGTTGCCCATGCGCCGTACTGGATCCGGCGAGACCATATCCACAGGTAAAATGCTTGCTGCGCTTGCTTCAGTAACTTGACTAGAAATGGATAGACTACTTAAAGTTCTcattaatatataaaagaagTAGGAATAATAGCTGAGCAACGTTAATCAAATATCCAGTTAACTTCGTTAAT is drawn from Pectinophora gossypiella chromosome 7, ilPecGoss1.1, whole genome shotgun sequence and contains these coding sequences:
- the LOC126367980 gene encoding Down syndrome cell adhesion molecule-like protein Dscam2 isoform X12 gives rise to the protein MAMFTGFTALVVLIACGSVLCEDETIGPIFIKEPPNRVDFSNTTGAVVECAARGSPAPDVIWVRADGTAVGDVPGLRQVLPNGNLVFPPFRAEDYRQEVHAQVYACLARNPVGTIHSRDVNVRAVVTQAYTVNLMEESVLRGNAAILKCHISTFVTEYVSVSSWIISEGDKVELEIIAEENRDLDGKYLVLPSGELHIRDVGPEDGYKSYQCRTKHRLTGETRLSATKGRLVITEPTNKIAPRSDKSKKFEGGEIFLVSRDDTVYLTCDVSAYPAPMFRWYKFIDGTTRKQPVTLNDRVKQVSGTLIIKEAKVEDSGKYLCVVNNSVGGESVETVLTVTAPLKATVEPATQTVDFGRPAVFTCRYEGNPVKTITWLKDGKDMKHHDSTLRIESVKKEDKGMYQCFIRNDQESAGASAELKLGGRFEPPQIRHSFGEQTLRSGPSLRLKCVASGNPTPDIAWLLDGEKLTSGERLQIGQFVTAEGNVESHLNISSVHTNDGGLYSCIASSKVGSASHSSRVNVYGLPYVRPMKKRPVVAGDTLIAHCPVAGYPIDSIVWERDGRVLPINRKQKVFPNGTLVIENVERMSDQATYTCVAKNSQGYSARGTLELQVMVPPVIVPFNFGEVPSNPGDTAVVNCVVTKGDLPLDISWTFSSETIDSSQHRDITTTPLGTRASVLTINSVSANHQGNYTCIVQNTAGRVEHVATLVVNVPPRWILEPTDKAFAQGSDAKVECKADGFPKPQVTWKRAEGDTPGDYKDLKPNNPNVKVEDGTLSISNIQKTNEGYYLCEAVNGIGSGLSAVILISVQAPPQFEIKMRNQTARRSEPAVLQCQAKGEKPIGIIWNMNNKRLEPKSDPRYTIREEILPGGVVSDLSIRRTERSDSALFTCVATNAFGSDDTSINMIVQEVPEAPYGLKVLDKSGRTVQLSWAAPYDGNSPIKKFLIEYKRAKGSWEKDIDRVLVPGDAAEAGVFSLRPATAYHIRIVAENELGTSEPSETVTIITAEEAPTGPPQDVKVDAADKHTLRVTWKPPPPQDWNGELQGYYVGYKLASSNKSFVFETVDISKESGKEHHLDIMNLKTYTQYSVVVQAFNKMGSGPVSQEIKAYTAEGAPSAPPQDVLCTTLTAQTIRVSWISPPLASANGLIKAYKVVYGPSDTWYDEKTKDTKITASSETILHGLKKYTNYSMEVLATTNGGDGVRSAPIHCQTEQDVPEAPRAVKALVMGADSILVSWRPPAQPNGVVTHYNVYTQAQNAEPHPNKVPASQTSYSATDLKPGRYDFWVTASTIIGEGQPSATASCSPSDKVPAKIASFDESFTATYKEDVKLPCLAVGVPPPNILWKVKGQPLEASERVRQLPEGSLQIAGVAREDAGEYSCHVDNQFGTDTVTHTLSVLAPPFPPQLSIASSSVSSLTLRLKPSDNADQSPAAGYTIHYKQEFGDWETVQIPSNTDTYTLENLFCGSRYQLYVTAYNSIGTGEASDVVIARTRGSKPPVPRAADFIEVGSSSVTLHLKQWLDGGCPMSHFVVENKKKGAAEWNQISNAVKPGGNFVVLDLEPATWYVLRITAHNNAGFNVAEYEFATLTMTGGTIAPAREVGDGSLTTEQTLKIILSHLNLIVPVIAAILVIIIAIVVVCVVRGTRDPHKDDAVYNASQAALGGGNGTLDKRGGLRDELGYIAPPNRKLPPVPGSNYNTCDRVKRQAVIMGAHSTWDPRRHHYERVRRPRLPMRRTGSGETISTGMEDEICPYATFHLLGFREEMDPSKALAFPHHHPAHAGTLAHPHPHHPAHSRAGSQSMPRANSRYARKNSQGGQSAIYSTAPEYDDPATCAEEDQYRARYSRPMYACGPEYDEPACCAPEDEQYTGAYGTPYSDHYGSRPSIGTRKCGGSPEPPPPPPRNANNDNNCSSSFNESKDSNEISEAECDQPRNYPVRAHTAKDGLHSEEMRKLIDRPEATTPIPQQAVHGRGLTAYDTVAV